The genomic DNA TGTTGTTTTGTCCGGATTTCTGGGTAGTGGTAAAACAACGCTTCTTCAGCATGCGCTGGCTTACTATAAAGGGCAGGGGCTCAAGCCGGCTATTTTGATGAACGAGTTGGGCGATGTTAACTTGGACGGCAGTGTGGTGAACGATCAGGCTCCCATGAAGGAAATGCTTAGTGGCTGTATATGCTGTACCATTCGCGGAGATTTAGGCGTTGAGTTGATGAATCTTGCCGAGGAATATAAGCCGGACGTGATTATCGTAGAATGTACCGGAGTAGCTAATCCGATGGAAATTGTAGATGCAGTGACAGATGCCTCCATATATTCCACTATGATTTTACAATCCGTCATTACAGTGGTGGATGCCCGTCAGTTTCTGGATTTTGCGTCAGGTCACGAGAGAAACAAGTCGTATCGCCTGATGCAGGATCAGCTTCGATGCGCTTCTAGGCTGATTATTAACAAAACTGATTTATTGGCTACTGGGGAGTTGCCAAAGGTACAGGCACTCGTAAAAGAATTAAATCCGTATGCGCTGACGGTGAGCACGCAACGGAGCGACGTGGACGCGGATACTTTTTTCGCTATTCAAGGAGAGGATCGCATGGACGTTTCGGGGCAAAAGGAGTCAACTGCCGATAGCGAAAATAATCTTCATCGTTCGGAAAATCATCCACACGCTCATGATCATGCAGACCATCACCATCATGACCATGACCACGAACATGGGGAGCATTATCATTCCTACGACCATGTAGTTGTTCACACGCATTTCTTTGGACAACCTGTGCCACGCTCCGAGTTTGAACAGTTGTTTCGCAGTTTGCCAGCTGAAATTTACCGAGCCAAAGGAATTGTGCGTTTTCTGGAATCAGAGGGTCAGATGATGTTCCAGTTTGCCTACCGGGAGCTGGAAATCATTCCGATTCGCCCGCAAAAACAGGTGAACGATGTAGCCGTCGTCATGGGTGAAAATTTCTCTGCTTCCGAGATCGAGGAACGGTTGAGAAAGCTGGAAGCGGCTGAAAAGCCTTTGACTGGTTCATGACGTCAGGAATGAGTGGCATTGTAAAGTAAACGAGTATAAGACCTGCAAAACATTGACGAACCTTTTCTAAACTGTTAAACTTGCTAATGCGTAAAGGTTACGTTTATCAAACGCTTGTTTTTTTATTATCTAATCGTAATAATTACGGTAGATAGTTTAATGAGAATAAACGACCTGGAGAATCTGCGCGGAGGTATGCCGTTCAGATGGCTCCAGGCTTTTTAAAGGAAAGGGAGATTTGCGTCATGTTATTAGCCTCACTGG from Paenibacillus sp. FSL R10-2782 includes the following:
- a CDS encoding CobW family GTP-binding protein, encoding MIPIVVLSGFLGSGKTTLLQHALAYYKGQGLKPAILMNELGDVNLDGSVVNDQAPMKEMLSGCICCTIRGDLGVELMNLAEEYKPDVIIVECTGVANPMEIVDAVTDASIYSTMILQSVITVVDARQFLDFASGHERNKSYRLMQDQLRCASRLIINKTDLLATGELPKVQALVKELNPYALTVSTQRSDVDADTFFAIQGEDRMDVSGQKESTADSENNLHRSENHPHAHDHADHHHHDHDHEHGEHYHSYDHVVVHTHFFGQPVPRSEFEQLFRSLPAEIYRAKGIVRFLESEGQMMFQFAYRELEIIPIRPQKQVNDVAVVMGENFSASEIEERLRKLEAAEKPLTGS